From a region of the Mercurialis annua linkage group LG1-X, ddMerAnnu1.2, whole genome shotgun sequence genome:
- the LOC126678592 gene encoding uncharacterized protein LOC126678592: MHLSENEGIQGNTFAVTGGLGFVGAALCLELVRRGARQVRAFDLRTVSPWSHQLTSHGVQCILGDITRKEDVEKALRGVDCVFHLASYGMSGKEMLRFGRVDEVNINGTCHVLEACLDLGIKRLVYASTYNVVFGGKEIVNGNESLPYFPIDDHVDSYGRSKSIAEQLVLKYNGRPLKKNNGKRLYTCAIRPAAIYGPGEDRHFPRIVSYAKLGLLLFTVGDSNVKTDWVYVDNLVVALIMASMGLLDDIPNLGGHPVAAGQPYFISDGSPVNSFEFIRPLLTSLDYGVPKASLSVPHALILGKIFGAIYTLMYPWLDRWWLPQPFVLPAEVYKVGVTHYFSFLKAKQELGYVPMVTPREGMAATISYWQERKRKTLDGPTIYTWLFVVIGMSTLFCAAYLPDVGPVPLFRAICLFFHRTMWMVRTVFLLAVAAHIGESIYAWYLAKRVDPANARGWFWQTLALGIFSLRFLLKRAKK, encoded by the exons ATGCATTTGAGTGAGAACGAAGGAATACAAGGCAATACCTTTGCGGTTACGGGGGGGCTGGGCTTCGTCGGCGCCGCACTTTGTTTGGAGCTGGTGCGTAGAGGTGCCCGACAAGTCCGGGCCTTTGACCTTCGAACTGTTTCTCCTTGGTCTCATCAACTCACTTCCCATGGAGTTCAATGCATTTTAG GTGACATCACCCGCAAAGAGGATGTTGAAAAGGCTCTGCGTGGCGTGGATTGTGTTTTCCACCTTGCTTCATATGGCATGTCAGGGAAAGAAATGCTCCGCTTTGGTCGTGTTGACGAGGTCAATATCAATGGAACTTGCCACGTTTTAGAAGCCTGCCTCGATCTTGGGATCAAAAGGCTTGTTTATGCGAGCACATATAATGTTGTCTTTGGGGGAAAGGAGATCGTCAATGGCAATGAATCACTGCCTTATTTCCCCATTGATGACCATGTTGATTCATATGGCCGTAGTAAATCAATTGCTGAACAATTGGTTCTCAAGTACAATGGTCGTCCTTTGAA GAAGAATAATGGAAAGCGGCTTTATACATGCGCCATTCGACCAGCTGCTATCTATGGGCCAGGAGAAGACAGACATTTTCCAAGGATTGTATCCTATGCAAAGTTGGGTCTTTTGCTTTTCACAGTTGGTGATTCAAATGTGAAAACAGACTGGGTTTATGTGGATAATCTTGTGGTTGCATTAATAATGGCAAGCATGGGACTTTTAGACGACATTCCCAATCTCGGAGGACATCCAGTAGCTGCTGGACAGCCATACTTTATATCCGATG GATCTCCGGTCAACAGTTTTGAGTTCATCCGACCTCTTTTGACAAGTCTTGATTATGGCGTACCAAAGGCCTCGCTATCTGTCCCCCATGCTCTCATTCTGGGAAAGATTTTTGGGGCTATTTATACGCTCATGTATCCATGGTTGGATCGTTGGTGGCTTCCTCAGCCTTTTGTTCTTCCTGCAGAAGTGTACAAG GTTGGTGTTACTCACTATTTTTCCTTCCTCAAAGCTAAGCAAGAGCTTGGCTATGTTCCAATGGTGACTCCTCGGGAGGGCATGGCTGCAACGATCTCGTACTGGCAAGAAAGGAAAAGGAAGACTTTGGATGGGCCCACCATATATACATGGCTGTTTGTTGTGATTGGAATGTCGACATTGTTCTGTGCTGCTTACTTGCCAGATGTAGGACCAGTGCCACTCTTCAGAGCTATCTGTCTTTTCTTCCATCGGACGATGTGGATGGTAAGGACAGTGTTCCTGCTAGCAGTAGCAGCGCATATTGGCGAGTCTATATACGCATGGTACTTAGCAAAAAGGGTTGATCCTGCTAATGCGAGAGGATGGTTTTGGCAGACCCTTGCTCTTGGAATATTTTCATTGCGTTTCCTATTGAAGAGAGCCAAGAAGTAA
- the LOC126678603 gene encoding AT-hook motif nuclear-localized protein 10, with the protein MSGSETGVMTSTATREPFGGMTPQPVIQNMRLAFSADGSAVYKPVIDSNPTASPSSSSAGGGSMEGGSFGINMNMNMGSEAMKKKRGRPRKYGPDGSMAFALASAPQPINIAHPTAAAAGNFSPPPPSVSAAGSGQATPAVNPPLQSGGSASPTGIKKGRGRPPGSSNKKHPLQALGSAGFGFTPHVIPVKAGEDVSSKIMSFSQHGPRAVCILSANGAISNVTLRQPAMSGGTVTYEGRFEILSLSGSFLPTENGGQRSRTGGLSVSLSGPDGRVLGGGVAGLLMAASPVQVVVASFIYDSRKESKSLNHIESLSGVNKLTPVVGTTRPSSPPSRGTLSESSGGQGSPLNQSTGGCNNNNNNLQGISSMPWRLGSD; encoded by the exons ATGTCGGGATCGGAGACAGGAGTGATGACTAGCACTGCTACAAGGGAGCCATTCGGCGGCATGACGCCGCAGCCGGTCATACAGAACATGCGTTTAGCGTTCAGTGCTGATGGTTCCGCTGTTTATAAGCCCGTCATCGACAGCAACCCAACCGCGTCACCGTCTTCTTCCTCGGCCGGCGGTGGAAGTATGGAAGGAGGATCTTTTGGGATTAATATGAACATGAACATGGGAAGTGAGGCTATGAAGAAAAAACGAGGGAGGCCCAGAAAGTATGGGCCAGATGGCAGCATGGCATTTGCTCTTGCATCTGCACCTCAACCAATCAATATTGCCCACCCAACTGCTGCTGCTGCCGGTAATTTCTCTCCTCCTCCTCCTTCTGTTTCGGCTGCTGGTTCGGGTCAAGCTACTCCGGCGGTTAATCCTCCTCTTCAGTCGGGTGGATCGGCATCGCCAACTGGAATCAAGAAAGGGAGAGGCAGACCTCCTGGTTCTTCCAACAAAAAGCATCCACTTCAGGCTCTGG GATCAGCTGGATTTGGATTTACACCGCATGTTATACCTGTGAAGGCTGGAGAG GACGTATCATCAAAAATAATGTCTTTTTCTCAGCATGGGCCAAGGGCTGTTTGTATTCTGTCAGCAAATGGTGCTATATCCAACGTGACTCTTCGCCAACCAGCTATGTCTGGTGGAACTGTAACTTATGAG GGAAGATTTGAAATTCTGTCGTTATCTGGCTCATTTCTGCCAACAGAAAATGGTGGTCAAAGGAGCAGAACTGGGGGGTTAAGTGTGTCTTTATCTGGCCCAGACGGTCGTGTGCTAGGTGGTGGTGTAGCTGGTCTTCTAATGGCTGCTTCTCCTGTTCAG GTAGTAGTGGCAAGTTTCATTTATGATAGTCGCAAGGAATCAAAGTCGCTTAACCATATTGAATCGCTATCTGGAGTGAACAAACTCACTCCAGTTGTAGGAACAACCAGACCGAGCAGCCCACCATCACGGGGTACTCTCAGTGAATCCTCAGGTGGACAAGGCAGTCCACTGAACCAGAGTACCGGAGGCTGcaataacaataacaataaCCTTCAAGGCATCTCAAGCATGCCGTGGAGACTTGGGTCTGACTAA
- the LOC126688018 gene encoding psbP domain-containing protein 3, chloroplastic produces the protein MDRKESKAMACIIGSNAPLLLQPKFSFLSSPSSTATGHLLCCLPNPPPQLYRLDEGYGRREALLSIALTTGSAFPAIVPNALAHTDGFRVYTDDANKFQISIPQDWTVGSGEPTGFKSVTAFYPQETSTSNVSVVITGVGPDFTRMESFGKVEAFAETLVSGLDRSWQRRPGVAAKLVDCKAINGIYYIDYTLQNPGESRKHLYSALGMAFNGWYNRLYTTTGQYVDEESEKYGPKIQKVVSSFKFI, from the exons ATGGATAGGAAAGAATCGAAAGCAATGGCTTGTATTATCGGCAGCAATGCTCCTCTCCTTCTCCAACCTAAATTCAGCTTCCTCTCTTCACCTTCTTCCACCGCAACCGGACATCTCCTCTGCTGCCTCCCCAACCCACCACCCCAACT TTATAGGCTTGATGAAGGCTATGGAAGAAGAGAAGCTCTGTTGAGCATTGCATTAACTACCGGTTCTGCTTTTCCAGCAATTGTTCCTAATGCATTGGCACACACTG ATGGCTTCCGTGTTTATACCGATGACGCCAACAAGTTCCAGATATCAATTCCCCAAG ACTGGACTGTTGGCTCTGGGGAACCCACTGGCTTCAAATCAGTAACTGCTTTCTACCCACAAGAAACTTCCACCTCTAATG TCAGCGTTGTCATCACAGGAGTCGGTCCTGATTTTACTAGAATGGAGTCTTTTGGCAAAGTCGAAGCCTTCGCCGAGACGTTG GTTAGCGGGTTGGACAGGAGCTGGCAGAGGCGCCCAGGTGTAGCTGCAAAACTGGTCGATTGTAAAGCCATTAATG GGATATATTACATTGACTACACATTGCAAAACCCAGGCGAAAGTCGAAAGCATTTGTATTCCGCTCTTGGGATGGCATTTAATGGTTGGTACAACAGACTATATACCACAACCGGTCAG TATGTTGATGAAGAATCCGAAAAATACGGTCCAAAGATTCAGAAG GTCGTTTCATCATTCAAGTTCATTTGA
- the LOC126687992 gene encoding uncharacterized protein LOC126687992 isoform X1 produces MAYQPGPGSGSSSSSGFHYLNSPFGDTTYTKLFVGGLAWETQSDTMRRYFDHFGDILEAVVIADKNTGRSKGYGFVTFREPEAAKRACADPTPIIDGRRANCNLASLGRPRPPLPFGRVRPATTPYIATVQAPRGTYAGNLGYHQPLSYGYQQGLMYHPYGYAAYGPEYVYQQGVYNPYAGQQYLQLYGVPGTVNSAVYPYGQLSQTLPSGHGYTAMQAYAMPGHQIVQFGGGASVNAITTSPMPTIQAPYPTGLAAPVPAQAQFMIPAPSQYMQGSGSDQMAG; encoded by the exons ATGGCTTATCAACCGGGCCCAGGCTCCGGTTCCAGTTCAAGTTCAGGCTTTCACTACTTGAATTCCCCTTTTGGGGATACCACTTACACTAAGCTTTTTGTTGGGGGTCTTGCCTGGGAGACTCAAAGTGACACTATGCGCCGTTATTTCGACCACTTTGGCGATATTCTTGAAGCCGTTGTCATTGCTGATAAGAATACAGGCCGATCAAAAGGCTACGGTTTT GTGACTTTCCGGGAACCGGAGGCTGCTAAGAGGGCTTGTGCTGATCCTACTCCAATTATTGATGGTAGACGTGCTAattgtaatctagcttcacttggCCGGCCGAGGCCCCCACTGCCATTTG GACGCGTGAGACCGGCAACTACCCCATATATTGCAACTGTGCAAGCCCCCCGAGGAACATATGCTGGAAATCTTGGCTACCATCAACCGTTGTCATACGGCTATCAACAAGGATTGATGTATCATCCGTATGG TTATGCAGCATATGGGCCTGAATATGTATACCAACAG GGTGTGTACAACCCTTATGCTGGTCAGCAGTACCTTCAGTTATATGGTGTACCTGGGACTGTGAACTCAGCAGTGTATCCTTATGGGCAGCTGAGTCAAACTCTTCCAAGTGGTCACGGTTATACAGCAATGCAGGCATATGCTATGCCAGGTCATCAGATCGTACAGTTTGGTGGAGGAGCTAGTGTTAATGCAATTACAACTTCACCTATGCCAACTATTCAAGCACCTTACCCTACAG GTTTAGCTGCACCTGTTCCAGCCCAAGCACAATTTATGATTCCTGCTCCTTCTCAGTATATGCAGGGCAGCGGTTCTGACCAAATGGCTGGGTGA
- the LOC126687992 gene encoding uncharacterized protein LOC126687992 isoform X2 — protein sequence MAYQPGPGSGSSSSSGFHYLNSPFGDTTYTKLFVGGLAWETQSDTMRRYFDHFGDILEAVVIADKNTGRSKGYGFVTFREPEAAKRACADPTPIIDGRRANCNLASLGRPRPPLPFGRVRPATTPYIATVQAPRGTYAGNLGYHQPLSYGYQQGLMYHPYGYAAYGPEYVYQQGVYNPYAGQQYLQLYGVPGTVNSAVYPYGQLSQTLPSGHGYTAMQAYAMPGHQIVQFGGGASVNAITTSPMPTIQAPYPTVYAGQRF from the exons ATGGCTTATCAACCGGGCCCAGGCTCCGGTTCCAGTTCAAGTTCAGGCTTTCACTACTTGAATTCCCCTTTTGGGGATACCACTTACACTAAGCTTTTTGTTGGGGGTCTTGCCTGGGAGACTCAAAGTGACACTATGCGCCGTTATTTCGACCACTTTGGCGATATTCTTGAAGCCGTTGTCATTGCTGATAAGAATACAGGCCGATCAAAAGGCTACGGTTTT GTGACTTTCCGGGAACCGGAGGCTGCTAAGAGGGCTTGTGCTGATCCTACTCCAATTATTGATGGTAGACGTGCTAattgtaatctagcttcacttggCCGGCCGAGGCCCCCACTGCCATTTG GACGCGTGAGACCGGCAACTACCCCATATATTGCAACTGTGCAAGCCCCCCGAGGAACATATGCTGGAAATCTTGGCTACCATCAACCGTTGTCATACGGCTATCAACAAGGATTGATGTATCATCCGTATGG TTATGCAGCATATGGGCCTGAATATGTATACCAACAG GGTGTGTACAACCCTTATGCTGGTCAGCAGTACCTTCAGTTATATGGTGTACCTGGGACTGTGAACTCAGCAGTGTATCCTTATGGGCAGCTGAGTCAAACTCTTCCAAGTGGTCACGGTTATACAGCAATGCAGGCATATGCTATGCCAGGTCATCAGATCGTACAGTTTGGTGGAGGAGCTAGTGTTAATGCAATTACAACTTCACCTATGCCAACTATTCAAGCACCTTACCCTACAG TATATGCAGGGCAGCGGTTCTGA
- the LOC126687885 gene encoding cinnamoyl-CoA reductase 2-like: MSDKQNVCVTGAGGYLASWLVKLLLSNNYIVHGTVRDPCDEKNAHLKELENAQTNLKLFKTDLLDPQGLCAAIEGCVGVFHVASLLPPPGQPTLKEELMEAAVIGTQNVLTACSKAKVKKIVVVSSVAAIVMNPSWPKDRVMDEESWSDVELCENIKKWYFLSKTAAEKEAWDYAKRHGLHMITVCPSLIIGPLLQSTMNATSLHLLQLLRDGSESVDNGLIPYIDVRDAAESLLIVYENPEAEGRYICSSHEMRTEELINKLKLMYPHFNYPKSYCGERMAVRLSSKKLQDLGWKYRPFDETLVDVVTNYQQIGVLQ, from the exons ATGTCTGACAAACAAAATGTATGTGTGACTGGTGCAGGAGGCTACTTGGCTTCATGGTTGGTGAAGCTTCTTCTTTCAAACAATTACATTGTTCATGGAACTGTCAGAGACCCTT GTGATGAGAAGAACGCGCATCTAAAAGAATTAGAAAATGCTCAAACGAATCTGAAACTCTTCAAGACAGACTTGTTAGACCCTCAAGGTCTTTGTGCTGCCATTGAAGGATGTGTTGGGGTTTTCCATGTCGCTAGCCTACTTCCACCTCCCGGTCAACCTACTTTGAAG GAAGAACTAATGGAAGCAGCAGTCATTGGCACACAAAATGTGCTGACTGCCTGCTCTAAGGCTAAAGTGAAGAAAATTGTTGTTGTGTCCTCAGTTGCTGCAATTGTAATGAACCCAAGTTGGCCAAAGGACCGAGTCATGGATGAAGAGTCTTGGTCTGACGTGGAACTCTGTGAGAATATTAAG AAATGGTACTTCCTTTCAAAGACTGCTGCAGAAAAAGAAGCTTGGGATTATGCAAAGAGGCATGGCCTGCACATGATCACAGTTTGTCCCTCTTTAATTATAGGGCCTCTGCTGCAGTCAACCATGAATGCCACCAGCTTACACCTCCTCCAGCTCTTAAGAG ATGGGTCTGAATCGGTAGACAATGGACTCATTCCTTATATAGACGTGCGCGATGCAGCGGAATCACTCTTAATAGTATATGAGAATCCTGAAGCAGAGGGAAGATACATATGTTCATCGCATGAGATGAGAACTGAAGAGTTGATTAATAAGTTAAAACTGATGTATCCTCATTTCAACTATCctaaaag TTACTGCGGAGAAAGGATGGCAGTAAGGCTGAGTTCAAAGAAGCTGCAAGATTTGGGATGGAAATACAGGCCATTTGATGAGACACTTGTTGACGTTGTCACGAATTATCAACAGATTGGCGTCCTGCAATAA
- the LOC126687869 gene encoding cinnamoyl-CoA reductase 1-like isoform X2 has protein sequence MLFMELSDNPVDLLDYNCLSSAVQGCTGVFHVASPVPSTTVLNAEVEVLEPAIKGTLNVLKACAEAKIKRVVIVSSGAAVIMNPSWPIGQLMDESCWSNKEYCRTIKNWYSLSKTEAESEAFDFAKQRGLDVVTVCPTLVLGPILQSTMNASSQVLIKFLKEGYESLENRHWLIVDVRDVAEALLLVYENPEAEGRYICTTHAIRTKDIIEKLRSIYPNYNYPKNFTEGGEEVRLSSEKLHRLGWSTRSLEETLVNSVESYRKAGMLD, from the exons ATGTTGTTCATGGAACTGTCAGACAACCCA GTGGACTTACTGGACTACAACTGTCTCTCTTCTGCTGTTCAAGGTTGCACTGGAGTTTTTCATGTTGCTAGTCCTGTTCCATCCACTACTGTTCTGAATGCTGAG GTTGAAGTACTAGAGCCGGCTATAAAGGGAACACTAAATGTGCTTAAAGCATGTGCTGAAGCAAAGATTAAGCGGGTTGTTATTGTGTCCTCTGGAGCTGCAGTTATAATGAACCCCAGCTGGCCTATTGGTCAATTGATGGATGAGAGTTGTTGGTCCAACAAGGAATATTGTAGAACAATTAAG AACTGGTATTCTCTTTCCAAGACAGAAGCAGAAAGTGAGGCTTTTGATTTTGCAAAACAGAGGGGGCTGGATGTTGTAACTGTTTGCCCCACCCTCGTTTTGGGACCAATTTTGCAGTCCACGATGAATGCAAGTAGCCAGGTCCTCATTAAGTTTTTGAAAG AAGGGTATGAGTCCCTAGAGAACAGACATTGGCTGATAGTAGATGTACGCGATGTAGCCGAAGCATTGCTTTTGGTATATGAGAATCCCGAGGCAGAAGGGAGATACATATGCACAACACATGCGATCAGGACAAAGGACATAATCGAGAAATTGAGGAGCATATATCCTAAttataattatcctaaaaa CTTCACTGAGGGAGGCGAAGAAGTAAGGTTGAGCTCAGAAAAATTGCACAGACTAGGGTGGAGTACCCGTTCACTAGAAGAAACTCTCGTCAACTCTGTGGAGAGTTATCGAAAGGCCGGAATGTTGGACTAG
- the LOC126687869 gene encoding cinnamoyl-CoA reductase 1-like isoform X1: protein MAASSKGKVCVTGAGGYLGSWIVQLLLSKNYVVHGTVRQPTDEKSGHLNKLKNASNNLKLVKVDLLDYNCLSSAVQGCTGVFHVASPVPSTTVLNAEVEVLEPAIKGTLNVLKACAEAKIKRVVIVSSGAAVIMNPSWPIGQLMDESCWSNKEYCRTIKNWYSLSKTEAESEAFDFAKQRGLDVVTVCPTLVLGPILQSTMNASSQVLIKFLKEGYESLENRHWLIVDVRDVAEALLLVYENPEAEGRYICTTHAIRTKDIIEKLRSIYPNYNYPKNFTEGGEEVRLSSEKLHRLGWSTRSLEETLVNSVESYRKAGMLD from the exons ATGGCGGCGTCATCAAAGGGAAAAGTATGTGTGACTGGAGCTGGAGGATACCTAGGTTCTTGGATCGTCCAACTTCTCCTCTCTAAAAACTATGTTGTTCATGGAACTGTCAGACAACCCA CCGATGAGAAGTCTGGTCACCTGAACAAGCTTAAAAATGCATCTAATAATCTGAAACTTGTCAAGGTGGACTTACTGGACTACAACTGTCTCTCTTCTGCTGTTCAAGGTTGCACTGGAGTTTTTCATGTTGCTAGTCCTGTTCCATCCACTACTGTTCTGAATGCTGAG GTTGAAGTACTAGAGCCGGCTATAAAGGGAACACTAAATGTGCTTAAAGCATGTGCTGAAGCAAAGATTAAGCGGGTTGTTATTGTGTCCTCTGGAGCTGCAGTTATAATGAACCCCAGCTGGCCTATTGGTCAATTGATGGATGAGAGTTGTTGGTCCAACAAGGAATATTGTAGAACAATTAAG AACTGGTATTCTCTTTCCAAGACAGAAGCAGAAAGTGAGGCTTTTGATTTTGCAAAACAGAGGGGGCTGGATGTTGTAACTGTTTGCCCCACCCTCGTTTTGGGACCAATTTTGCAGTCCACGATGAATGCAAGTAGCCAGGTCCTCATTAAGTTTTTGAAAG AAGGGTATGAGTCCCTAGAGAACAGACATTGGCTGATAGTAGATGTACGCGATGTAGCCGAAGCATTGCTTTTGGTATATGAGAATCCCGAGGCAGAAGGGAGATACATATGCACAACACATGCGATCAGGACAAAGGACATAATCGAGAAATTGAGGAGCATATATCCTAAttataattatcctaaaaa CTTCACTGAGGGAGGCGAAGAAGTAAGGTTGAGCTCAGAAAAATTGCACAGACTAGGGTGGAGTACCCGTTCACTAGAAGAAACTCTCGTCAACTCTGTGGAGAGTTATCGAAAGGCCGGAATGTTGGACTAG
- the LOC126687894 gene encoding cinnamoyl-CoA reductase 1-like: MEHNFLLFLLISFWITCVFPSIFMQLMRRTSLKRHLKLTCQSGLAGLQLSLSSAIQGCNGVFHVASPLPSIIQNHEVEVLDPAIRGTLNVLKACADAKSTINASTQVLIKLLKEGYEFLENKFQQMADVRNVAEAPLLVYEKPEAEGRYICSAHAIRTSDIVNKLRREHIS, encoded by the exons ATGGAACACAACTTCCTTTTGTTTTTACTAATTTCTTTTTGGATAACCTGCGTTTTCCCTTCAATTTTTATGCAGCTGATGAGAAGAACAAGCTTGAAAAGGCATCTGAAATTAACTTGTCAAAGCGGACTTGCTGGACTACAGCTCTCTCTCTCTTCAGCTATTCAAGGTTGCAATGGAGTTTTTCATGTTGCTAGCCCTCTTCCATCCATTATTCAGAACCATGAG GTGGAAGTGCTTGATCCAGCTATTAGAGGAACGCTAAATGTGCTTAAAGCATGTGCTGATGCAAAG TCCACAATCAATGCAAGTACCCAGGTCCTCATCAAGCTTCTGAAAG AAGGATATGAGTTCTTGGAGAATAAGTTTCAGCAGATGGCAGATGTACGCAATGTAGCTGAAGCACCGCTTTTGGTATATGAGAAGCCTGAGGCTGAAGGGAGATACATATGCTCGGCACATGCGATCAGGACAAGTGACATAGTCAATAAGTTAAGGAGGGAGCATATATCCTAA